In a single window of the Bacillus clarus genome:
- the comGG gene encoding competence type IV pilus minor pilin ComGG has product MKAQNGFAMPGTLILLLLLFSFLIYETNMLLSDKKFYMEAEQKFLLEEIADQAVSDIKKDLQQKNNDDTFLFMYEHGEVSGKYMFENDVVFVVLQCVTRQKYFYTASFRYSKKYNNIFDWREGDTK; this is encoded by the coding sequence ATGAAAGCACAAAATGGTTTTGCGATGCCAGGAACGTTAATTCTTCTTTTGTTACTCTTCTCATTTTTAATATATGAAACGAATATGCTTCTATCTGATAAGAAATTTTATATGGAGGCTGAACAAAAATTTTTACTGGAAGAGATTGCTGATCAAGCTGTTTCAGATATTAAGAAAGACTTACAGCAAAAAAATAATGATGACACATTTTTATTTATGTATGAACATGGAGAAGTTAGTGGGAAGTATATGTTCGAAAATGATGTTGTATTTGTTGTATTGCAGTGTGTAACAAGACAGAAATATTTTTATACAGCGAGTTTTCGATATAGTAAAAAGTATAATAATATTTTTGATTGGAGGGAGGGCGATACAAAGTGA
- a CDS encoding 2OG-Fe(II) oxygenase codes for MTNQNQIGENKELTIFNHTRNTIVTEDREIQIISRLEEPLIVVLANVLSDEECEELIEMSKKKMKRSKIGASRNVNDIRTSSGTFLEENEITTRIERRIASIMNVPAPHGEGLQILRYTVGQEYKAHYDFFAEHSAAASNNRMSTLVMYLNDVEEGGETFFSKLNLSVSPRKGMAVYFEYFYQDASINELTLHGGAPVIKGEKWIATQWMRRKALY; via the coding sequence ATGACAAATCAAAATCAAATAGGTGAAAATAAGGAACTAACGATTTTCAACCATACAAGAAACACTATTGTGACAGAGGATAGAGAAATACAAATTATTTCAAGATTAGAAGAGCCTCTTATTGTCGTGTTAGCAAATGTATTAAGTGATGAAGAGTGTGAAGAATTAATTGAAATGTCTAAAAAGAAAATGAAACGCTCTAAAATTGGTGCCTCACGTAACGTAAATGATATTCGTACGAGTAGTGGAACATTTTTAGAAGAGAACGAGATCACTACTAGGATCGAAAGAAGAATTGCTTCGATCATGAATGTTCCTGCCCCACATGGAGAAGGGTTGCAAATTTTACGGTATACAGTTGGACAAGAATATAAAGCGCATTATGATTTTTTTGCGGAACACAGTGCGGCAGCAAGCAACAATCGCATGAGTACACTTGTGATGTATTTAAACGATGTAGAAGAAGGTGGAGAGACTTTCTTTTCAAAACTGAATCTTTCTGTATCTCCGAGAAAAGGAATGGCTGTATATTTTGAGTATTTCTATCAAGATGCATCAATAAACGAACTCACTTTACACGGAGGAGCACCTGTTATTAAAGGTGAGAAATGGATTGCAACGCAATGGATGAGAAGAAAAGCGTTGTATTAA